A genomic stretch from Gemmatimonadota bacterium includes:
- a CDS encoding ABC transporter permease → MRRWSAIFSLAWRESRTARRRLLLYMSSISLGVAALVAIDSFASNVQSSIREQSRSILGGDVSFSANQRFPDPLLKAIDSIETRGTPVARVVTFGSMAMAPRSGGTRLVQIKGITANWPLYGTVESSPAAAWGRLHSGAYALVDPGLLITLDAQIGDTLNVGYAKFEILGTVTSVPGDPGVAAAIGPRVYIPARFIPETQLLGFGSRASYDVLVKLSPTTVSAKWVAPLRPRFQKENVRVTTVTQREQNLTQDIGRLADFLGIVGLIALLLGGIGVASGVHAFVTRKIDTVAVLRCLGATSGQVLAIYVLQATVMGLLGAALGTALGVVIQFLLPLAIQDFLPVDVRVTLDWRAIALGLAIGVGVALVFALRPLLVVRRVSPLQALRRDAAALDKARLTDIPTHLVNITLVAGVLFLSVQRAGSWPRGALFAAGIAASMLVLWLSASALAWLARRMVTARWPYVVRQGVANLYRPANQTRSVVLALGFGAFLVSTLFLVQSNLLKQFDITAERSKGNLIMFDIQEDQRAGVDSILASTGQHAIGYAPIVTMKVAALNGQDPGAWAKSHGLQGNHWSLRREYRSTYRDTMVATEKLISGVWLGRTTLPDSISEVSLEQDVAGQLKVTLGDIITWDVQGVRIRTRLTSLREVDWGRFEPNFFAVLAPKALEQAPKQFATIVAVPSDTTIARIQRLTVTRYPNISSLDLSLVRRTVAQIVTKVSMAVRFLTLFSMAMGVPVLFSAVAATRRDRLREGVLLKTLGATRAQIGRILLSEYLLLGALGALAGMVLSFGGAWALITFVFKGTFAPAVLPALLIAFAMMALAVGIGFLTGRDVFRETPMAALRES, encoded by the coding sequence GTGAGACGCTGGTCCGCCATCTTCAGCCTCGCCTGGCGCGAAAGCCGCACGGCGCGCCGCCGACTGCTGCTCTACATGTCGTCCATCTCGCTCGGCGTGGCCGCGCTCGTAGCCATCGATTCGTTTGCGAGCAACGTGCAAAGCTCCATTCGCGAGCAGTCGCGCAGCATCCTCGGCGGCGACGTCAGTTTTTCGGCCAACCAGCGCTTCCCCGATCCGCTGCTCAAGGCCATCGACTCCATCGAAACGCGCGGCACGCCCGTCGCTCGCGTGGTGACCTTCGGCTCTATGGCCATGGCACCGCGCAGTGGCGGCACGCGCTTGGTGCAGATCAAAGGCATTACCGCCAACTGGCCGCTCTATGGCACGGTGGAGTCGTCGCCAGCTGCCGCGTGGGGGCGATTGCATAGCGGCGCCTACGCGCTGGTGGATCCCGGGCTGCTCATTACGCTCGACGCACAGATTGGCGACACGCTCAATGTGGGCTACGCCAAGTTTGAGATCCTCGGCACCGTCACCAGCGTGCCGGGAGACCCAGGCGTAGCCGCAGCCATCGGGCCGCGCGTGTACATCCCTGCGCGCTTCATTCCCGAAACACAACTCTTGGGCTTTGGCAGCCGCGCGAGCTACGACGTGCTCGTCAAGCTCTCGCCCACCACGGTGAGTGCCAAGTGGGTCGCACCGCTCCGGCCGCGATTCCAAAAAGAAAATGTGCGCGTCACCACCGTCACGCAGCGCGAACAAAACCTCACCCAAGACATCGGCCGGCTCGCCGACTTCCTTGGCATCGTGGGGCTGATTGCGCTTTTGCTCGGCGGCATTGGCGTAGCAAGTGGTGTACATGCGTTCGTCACGCGCAAAATCGACACGGTAGCGGTGCTGCGCTGCCTCGGCGCCACCAGCGGACAAGTGCTGGCGATTTACGTGCTGCAAGCGACCGTCATGGGCTTATTGGGCGCGGCGCTAGGCACGGCGCTGGGCGTGGTCATTCAGTTCCTCCTTCCGCTCGCGATTCAAGATTTTCTTCCGGTGGATGTGCGCGTCACGCTCGACTGGCGGGCCATTGCACTCGGACTCGCCATTGGCGTGGGCGTGGCGTTGGTGTTCGCGTTGCGGCCCTTGCTCGTGGTGCGACGCGTCTCGCCGCTGCAGGCACTCCGTCGCGACGCCGCCGCACTCGACAAAGCGCGGCTCACCGACATTCCCACGCATCTGGTCAACATCACGCTCGTGGCCGGCGTGCTATTTCTCTCCGTGCAGCGCGCCGGGTCGTGGCCGCGCGGTGCGCTGTTTGCTGCTGGCATCGCGGCGTCGATGCTCGTGCTGTGGCTGAGCGCGTCCGCGCTGGCCTGGCTGGCACGACGCATGGTCACAGCGCGCTGGCCGTACGTGGTGCGCCAAGGCGTGGCCAACCTCTACCGCCCCGCCAATCAAACACGGTCGGTGGTGCTCGCACTCGGCTTTGGTGCGTTTCTGGTGAGCACGCTCTTTCTGGTGCAGTCGAACTTGCTCAAACAATTTGACATCACCGCCGAGCGGTCCAAAGGCAACCTGATCATGTTCGACATTCAGGAAGACCAGCGCGCCGGCGTCGATTCCATTCTCGCCAGCACAGGGCAGCACGCGATTGGCTACGCCCCCATTGTCACCATGAAAGTCGCGGCGCTCAATGGTCAGGATCCCGGCGCGTGGGCCAAATCACACGGACTCCAAGGCAACCACTGGTCACTGCGTCGCGAGTACCGCTCTACCTACCGCGACACGATGGTCGCCACGGAAAAACTCATCAGTGGCGTCTGGCTCGGGCGCACGACACTGCCAGACTCCATCTCCGAAGTCTCACTCGAGCAGGACGTGGCGGGCCAACTGAAGGTGACGCTCGGCGACATCATCACGTGGGACGTGCAAGGGGTGCGCATTCGCACGCGCCTCACGAGCCTCCGCGAGGTGGACTGGGGCCGCTTTGAGCCCAACTTCTTTGCCGTACTCGCGCCCAAGGCGCTCGAGCAGGCGCCCAAACAGTTCGCGACCATAGTTGCCGTGCCGAGCGACACGACGATTGCGCGAATTCAGCGGCTGACGGTCACGCGCTATCCGAACATTTCGAGCTTGGATCTCTCCCTCGTGCGACGCACCGTCGCGCAGATCGTGACCAAGGTATCGATGGCCGTGCGCTTCCTCACATTGTTCAGCATGGCGATGGGCGTGCCGGTGCTATTCAGTGCCGTGGCCGCCACGCGCCGAGATCGGTTGCGCGAAGGCGTGCTGCTCAAGACACTGGGCGCCACGCGCGCGCAGATTGGGCGTATCCTCCTCTCCGAGTATCTCCTGCTCGGCGCACTCGGCGCGTTGGCTGGGATGGTGCTCTCGTTTGGCGGTGCGTGGGCGCTGATCACTTTTGTCTTCAAGGGAACATTCGCGCCCGCCGTGCTGCCTGCCCTGCTGATTGCGTTTGCCATGATGGCACTGGCGGTGGGCATCGGCTTCCTGACGGGACGGGACGTGTTTCGCGAAACTCCGATGGCGGCGTTGCGGGAATCGTAA
- a CDS encoding ABC transporter ATP-binding protein: MLTATDLTKEYQSGESRLAVLKHVTFSIPQGEFVAIVGPSGSGKTTLLGLLAGLDTPSGGAVTLDGVDITRLSEDDRAKLRGEKVGFIFQSFQLIPTLTALENVQVPLELRGDTDAAERARDLLHRVGLGDRTGHFPTQLSGGEQQRVAIARAFVNQPRILFADEPTGNLDGATGERIVALLEALNQSSGSTVVLVTHDTALAERTSRVIRLKDGDVVEDRATGTVHAAPATVGDAR, from the coding sequence ATGCTCACGGCCACTGACCTCACCAAAGAATATCAAAGCGGCGAGAGCCGCCTTGCCGTGCTCAAGCACGTCACCTTCTCCATCCCGCAGGGCGAGTTTGTCGCCATCGTCGGGCCGTCGGGGAGTGGCAAAACCACTCTCCTCGGCCTCCTCGCCGGACTCGATACCCCGAGCGGCGGCGCCGTGACCCTCGACGGCGTGGACATCACCCGCCTCTCGGAAGATGACCGCGCCAAACTGCGTGGCGAAAAAGTCGGATTCATCTTTCAGAGCTTTCAACTGATTCCGACGCTTACTGCCCTAGAAAATGTACAAGTTCCGCTCGAACTGCGCGGGGATACCGACGCCGCCGAGCGGGCGCGCGACCTGCTACACCGCGTGGGGCTGGGCGACCGCACTGGGCACTTTCCCACGCAGCTCTCCGGCGGCGAACAACAGCGCGTGGCCATTGCCCGCGCCTTCGTGAACCAGCCCCGCATTCTCTTTGCCGACGAACCCACCGGCAACCTCGACGGTGCTACCGGCGAACGCATCGTCGCCCTACTTGAAGCGCTCAACCAATCGTCCGGTTCCACGGTCGTGCTCGTCACGCACGACACGGCGCTCGCCGAACGCACGAGCCGTGTCATCCGCCTCAAAGACGGCGACGTCGTTGAAGATCGCGCCACCGGCACGGTGCACGCCGCGCCCGCGACCGTCGGAGACGCACGGTGA
- a CDS encoding arylesterase translates to MSIRKIGEKSGKRAWIAVAVGALALGGCGKRSDAPESKASGRVGVPVESTTVPTTGATVGAGGAGSTPSPNGALPTASSEAATAVPTGRRRVLILGTSLTAGYGLDNPQRDAYPAVLQQIADSLGVAAEVIGAGLSGETSAGALRRADWVLNQPVDLFVLETGANDGLRGLNPDSTAANLRAIIAKVRTSHPAARIALVQMEAPTNMGAAYTRSFHAVFGAVAAQEKVTLLPFLLAGVAGDKALNQGDGIHPTPEGARRAARNLWPMLRTLIATR, encoded by the coding sequence GTGAGCATTCGAAAGATCGGAGAGAAGAGCGGCAAGCGGGCGTGGATCGCGGTCGCGGTCGGCGCACTGGCCTTGGGGGGCTGCGGAAAGCGGAGTGATGCCCCTGAATCGAAGGCCTCGGGGCGCGTTGGGGTTCCCGTGGAATCAACTACGGTGCCGACCACTGGGGCAACGGTGGGTGCGGGTGGGGCGGGGAGCACGCCCAGCCCGAATGGGGCGTTACCAACTGCGTCCTCGGAAGCGGCGACTGCGGTCCCTACGGGGCGTCGCCGCGTTTTGATTCTCGGCACCAGCCTCACTGCTGGATACGGCCTCGACAACCCGCAGCGCGACGCCTACCCGGCGGTGTTGCAGCAGATTGCCGACTCTCTCGGGGTGGCCGCCGAGGTGATTGGAGCCGGGTTGTCTGGTGAGACGTCGGCTGGCGCGCTGCGTCGCGCCGATTGGGTGCTCAACCAGCCGGTGGACCTGTTTGTGCTTGAGACGGGCGCGAATGACGGGCTCCGCGGGTTGAACCCAGATTCCACGGCAGCGAATCTGCGCGCAATTATCGCGAAGGTGCGCACGTCGCATCCGGCGGCGCGTATTGCGCTGGTGCAGATGGAAGCACCGACGAATATGGGCGCGGCGTATACGCGGAGTTTTCACGCCGTGTTTGGGGCGGTTGCTGCGCAGGAGAAGGTGACGTTACTGCCCTTCTTGCTTGCGGGCGTGGCCGGCGATAAGGCGCTGAATCAGGGGGATGGGATTCATCCTACGCCGGAGGGTGCGCGGCGGGCGGCGCGGAATCTGTGGCCTATGTTACGCACACTCATCGCGACGCGTTGA
- a CDS encoding TonB-dependent receptor — protein sequence MCRLGLLLLLSIAGHSASAQSGATITGTVRDSATKAAVPGAQVFVQGAAGVAAIGGVTNSSGVYRITGVPAGEAAIRVRLLGYNLAQRTATLTSGQVSVVDFVLAASSARLDQVVVTGTPGGTQMRAIGNVVETIKTSDITNTVPTANLGEVLGGRTPGVTILPSTGQVGTGAQIRIRGLSSLSLSNDPIIYIDGVRANADVSRGTTQRGGAGASRLNDINPESIQSIEVIKGPAAATLYGTEASNGVIQIITKRGATGKASWDFSTRAGNSWIRNPSERSGLLYGKDAGGNLVNFNLWDHEIASGHPAVFGTGLGQGYNISVRGGTDAARYFNTIGWDDDGGVVAWNWSRKLSLRSNLDLLLTDKLKISTSASYIRSRIRLVQGSLSIDPFSNLMWGSPLTQNLAQRGFSTAPPEVEKTVADRADNDRTTFSITTNYFPTTWFTHRLVLGMDNNAENNSLLYPRDPLGSLSLFGSLGTGSKRVERAASNYLTLDYSGVAKYSRGENLQFKTAVGFQYYRREISTISATGTNFPAIPITTVSGGATLTGSEDYLANATLGLYVEQQAAWNNRVFVTAAVRGDDNSAFGKHFKAAYYPKLSGAWVISEEPFWGKVQYVKELRLRAAWGAAGTQPGTFDAARLYNPDVGYKDQPSLVPSSYGNPELKPERSEELEGGFEASLFNGKLDVAYSHYARNVKDAIVNMPLPPSVGFPGSQIVNVGAVKGWGDELSATYHVIERQNFGWDIGGQYSVNGNRIDNLGGLAFITVGQGGMAQNRVGFSIGDIFMYKILSAKIDATGAVTESICDGGTGKAGLEQGGAPMPCAQAPRV from the coding sequence ATGTGTCGGTTGGGGCTCTTGTTGTTGCTCAGTATTGCTGGGCACAGCGCGAGTGCCCAAAGCGGTGCAACGATTACAGGTACGGTGCGAGATTCCGCGACGAAGGCCGCAGTGCCTGGCGCGCAGGTCTTTGTGCAAGGCGCGGCGGGAGTCGCGGCCATCGGAGGAGTGACGAACTCGTCCGGCGTGTACCGCATCACCGGCGTCCCAGCAGGCGAAGCAGCAATCCGGGTGCGTTTGCTGGGCTACAATCTTGCCCAGCGCACGGCGACGCTCACGAGTGGTCAAGTGAGCGTGGTTGATTTTGTGCTGGCGGCATCGAGTGCGCGCCTCGACCAGGTGGTCGTGACCGGAACCCCGGGTGGCACCCAGATGCGCGCCATCGGCAACGTCGTCGAAACAATCAAGACGTCGGATATCACCAACACGGTTCCGACGGCCAATCTTGGCGAAGTGCTGGGCGGTCGTACGCCGGGCGTCACCATTTTGCCGTCCACAGGGCAAGTGGGCACCGGCGCGCAGATCCGTATTCGCGGACTGAGCAGCCTCTCGCTCTCAAACGACCCGATTATCTACATCGACGGTGTGCGTGCGAACGCTGACGTCTCGCGCGGCACCACGCAGCGCGGCGGCGCGGGCGCAAGCCGACTCAATGACATCAATCCCGAGTCCATCCAGAGCATTGAAGTGATCAAGGGACCGGCTGCCGCAACGCTCTATGGCACCGAAGCCTCGAACGGCGTGATCCAGATCATCACCAAGCGCGGCGCCACAGGAAAAGCCTCGTGGGATTTTTCCACACGCGCCGGCAATAGCTGGATTCGCAATCCCTCAGAGCGTTCGGGGTTGCTGTACGGGAAGGACGCGGGCGGAAACCTCGTCAACTTCAATCTGTGGGATCACGAAATCGCCTCTGGTCATCCGGCCGTCTTCGGTACGGGACTGGGGCAGGGCTACAACATCAGCGTACGCGGCGGCACCGACGCGGCGCGGTATTTCAATACGATCGGCTGGGATGACGACGGTGGCGTGGTCGCGTGGAACTGGAGCCGCAAGCTGTCGCTGCGATCCAACCTCGATCTGCTCCTGACGGACAAGCTCAAAATCTCGACGAGTGCGTCGTACATTCGCTCGCGCATCCGACTCGTGCAGGGGTCGCTCTCGATCGATCCGTTCAGCAATCTGATGTGGGGTTCTCCGCTCACGCAGAACCTGGCGCAGCGCGGCTTCAGTACGGCGCCGCCAGAAGTCGAAAAAACGGTGGCGGACCGCGCCGATAACGACCGCACCACGTTCAGTATTACGACCAACTACTTCCCGACGACCTGGTTCACGCATCGGCTCGTGCTGGGTATGGACAACAACGCCGAGAACAACTCGCTGTTGTATCCGCGCGATCCGCTCGGCAGCCTGAGCTTGTTCGGGTCGCTCGGCACTGGGAGTAAGCGTGTGGAGCGCGCCGCCTCGAACTACCTGACGCTCGACTACTCTGGCGTCGCGAAGTACTCGCGTGGCGAGAACCTCCAGTTCAAAACGGCCGTCGGCTTTCAGTACTACCGGCGAGAAATAAGCACGATCTCGGCGACGGGCACAAACTTCCCGGCGATTCCGATCACGACCGTCAGCGGTGGCGCCACGCTCACGGGCTCGGAAGACTACCTCGCGAACGCCACGCTCGGTTTGTATGTGGAACAGCAAGCGGCGTGGAACAACCGCGTATTCGTGACGGCGGCCGTCCGCGGCGACGACAACAGCGCGTTCGGTAAGCACTTCAAGGCGGCGTACTATCCCAAGCTGAGCGGCGCGTGGGTGATCAGCGAAGAACCGTTCTGGGGGAAGGTGCAGTACGTGAAGGAGCTGCGTTTGCGTGCGGCCTGGGGCGCGGCTGGGACGCAGCCCGGTACGTTCGATGCGGCGCGGCTCTACAATCCCGACGTCGGATACAAAGATCAGCCGTCGCTCGTGCCGTCCTCGTACGGCAATCCGGAACTCAAGCCGGAGCGCAGCGAAGAACTCGAAGGTGGTTTTGAAGCGTCGTTGTTCAATGGCAAGCTCGACGTGGCGTACAGCCACTATGCGCGTAACGTCAAGGACGCGATCGTCAACATGCCGTTGCCGCCATCGGTTGGCTTCCCGGGTTCACAGATTGTGAACGTCGGTGCCGTCAAAGGGTGGGGCGACGAACTCAGCGCCACGTACCACGTCATTGAACGCCAGAACTTCGGTTGGGACATCGGCGGTCAGTATTCGGTGAATGGCAACCGCATCGACAATCTCGGCGGGTTGGCCTTTATCACCGTCGGACAGGGCGGCATGGCGCAGAACCGCGTCGGCTTCTCCATCGGCGATATTTTCATGTACAAGATTCTGTCGGCCAAGATCGACGCCACGGGCGCCGTCACGGAATCCATTTGTGACGGTGGCACCGGGAAGGCCGGGCTCGAACAGGGTGGCGCGCCGATGCCGTGCGCACAGGCGCCCCGTGTGTAG
- a CDS encoding RagB/SusD family nutrient uptake outer membrane protein: MKKTLHAVASLSFALWLTACNSLLDVTTPGRVAAETLNDPSMAVVLESAAMQQFQCAFGSWVTTAGVMSGEYLVSNNLVNSNLWGWRGTEILTAPGTCATSRTATDLGYYTPMQSARFQNEDAFARISTLTDAQVPTRQKILAEMSVYSGWAYLLLGEGMCEMTVNSGPKITPAQTMALAETQFTTALTYAATANDNDLKNFALAGRARARLNLANLPGAAADAAQVLPVGWQRLAEFSESRPARENKLYNMTIRNDFLSVAPAYRALTVGGVADTRVKVLNPNRNGQDGLTPLYIQQKFLGNGAVGLPIASWKESQLIYAEAVGGQAAKDAINAVRTAAGVPKLDGTETSDITALVLEERRRSLFSEGQRYSDMIRKNLPFPTGVNAKQQTYGPITCIPLPNIETQNNPNLQGK, translated from the coding sequence ATGAAAAAGACTCTCCACGCGGTCGCCTCGCTGAGCTTCGCGCTCTGGTTGACCGCCTGCAATAGCTTGCTCGATGTCACAACGCCTGGCCGCGTCGCGGCCGAGACGCTCAATGATCCTTCGATGGCCGTGGTGCTCGAGTCCGCGGCGATGCAGCAGTTTCAGTGCGCGTTCGGATCGTGGGTGACTACGGCCGGTGTCATGTCCGGCGAATACCTCGTCTCCAACAACCTCGTGAACTCCAATCTGTGGGGTTGGCGCGGTACGGAAATTCTCACGGCCCCGGGCACGTGCGCGACGTCACGCACGGCGACCGACCTTGGGTATTACACGCCCATGCAGAGCGCGCGGTTCCAGAACGAAGATGCGTTCGCACGGATCTCGACGCTCACCGATGCGCAGGTGCCGACGCGGCAGAAAATCCTCGCCGAAATGTCGGTGTACTCGGGATGGGCGTACTTGTTACTCGGCGAAGGGATGTGCGAAATGACGGTGAATAGCGGGCCGAAGATCACGCCGGCCCAAACGATGGCGCTCGCGGAAACGCAGTTCACCACCGCGCTTACCTATGCGGCCACCGCGAACGACAACGATCTCAAGAATTTTGCGTTGGCGGGTCGCGCACGTGCGCGCCTCAACCTCGCGAACCTCCCGGGCGCGGCCGCCGACGCCGCGCAGGTGTTGCCCGTGGGTTGGCAGCGCCTCGCCGAATTTTCGGAATCGCGTCCGGCGCGCGAGAACAAGCTTTACAACATGACCATTCGCAACGACTTCCTCTCCGTGGCACCGGCGTACCGGGCGCTCACCGTGGGTGGTGTGGCGGACACGCGTGTGAAGGTGCTGAACCCGAATCGCAACGGGCAGGACGGGCTCACACCGCTCTACATCCAGCAGAAGTTCCTCGGCAACGGCGCCGTCGGTTTGCCGATCGCGTCGTGGAAAGAATCGCAGCTCATCTACGCTGAGGCGGTGGGTGGTCAGGCGGCGAAGGACGCCATCAACGCGGTGCGTACGGCCGCCGGTGTCCCGAAGCTCGACGGCACCGAGACCAGCGACATCACGGCACTCGTGCTCGAGGAGCGCCGGCGCTCCCTGTTTAGCGAAGGGCAGCGCTACTCGGACATGATTCGCAAGAACTTGCCGTTCCCCACGGGCGTCAATGCCAAGCAGCAGACGTACGGTCCGATCACGTGCATCCCACTGCCGAACATTGAGACGCAGAACAACCCGAATCTGCAGGGCAAGTAG
- a CDS encoding amidohydrolase family protein, whose product MTPRAAFTARVRRGLAALAALGACALGASATAGAQAPSSEPLIIRGGWIFDAVKSDVRRNIGVVVMSGKLVEVDAKLAGRSTAGYKVVELADDEYLLPGFFDLHAHYNVNLFGKNRRDETLVQPVVFLANGVTSTFPGGEYNPDDMAAMRDRIESGQQPGPRLMRSGAYFGRTRPGWDVNMTPEQVYADVDHWAAQGVRAFKAKGIGPVQLRALIERAHWHGATVTGHLDSGFQGSVNPKDAILMGIDRIEHFMGGDALPATQSAYASLVNLDVNSKEFKEIVQLYLRYRVNFDATITAYGYTSDHTTDDAFASWYDERSFFTPYVRAEQAAKTEARRPNASFDKIYRVKNAEIKAFYDAGGGDLITTGTDYPSTGEFLPGFSLHREMFAMVRAGLPAAAVLKIATINGARAIGVGDKLGTIEVGKLADLVVVKGNPVKDIRNTHNVQKVFKAGTAYDPATLFKSVQGKLGPANKDEATKW is encoded by the coding sequence ATGACACCACGCGCAGCATTCACCGCGCGTGTGCGTCGAGGGCTCGCCGCGCTGGCGGCCCTCGGCGCCTGCGCGCTGGGCGCGTCGGCCACCGCCGGCGCGCAGGCACCAAGTTCGGAACCACTGATCATTCGCGGCGGTTGGATCTTTGATGCCGTAAAATCAGACGTACGGCGCAACATCGGCGTTGTCGTGATGAGCGGAAAGCTGGTAGAAGTCGACGCCAAGCTGGCCGGCCGCAGTACGGCCGGATACAAGGTCGTAGAGCTGGCTGACGACGAGTATCTCCTGCCGGGATTCTTTGATTTGCACGCGCATTACAATGTAAATCTCTTTGGCAAGAATCGTCGCGACGAAACTCTGGTGCAGCCGGTGGTGTTCTTGGCCAACGGTGTGACCTCCACGTTCCCGGGCGGCGAGTACAATCCTGACGATATGGCCGCGATGCGCGATCGCATCGAGAGTGGACAGCAACCTGGTCCGCGGCTGATGCGCTCGGGCGCCTACTTTGGCCGCACGCGTCCGGGGTGGGACGTCAACATGACGCCGGAGCAGGTGTATGCCGACGTTGATCATTGGGCCGCGCAAGGGGTGCGCGCGTTCAAGGCCAAGGGCATTGGTCCCGTCCAACTGCGCGCGCTCATTGAGCGTGCGCACTGGCACGGTGCCACCGTCACGGGTCACCTCGACTCGGGCTTTCAGGGAAGTGTGAATCCGAAGGATGCGATTCTCATGGGCATTGATCGCATCGAACACTTCATGGGAGGCGACGCGCTGCCGGCCACGCAGTCGGCGTACGCGTCGCTCGTGAATCTCGACGTCAACTCCAAAGAGTTTAAAGAGATTGTGCAGCTGTACCTGCGGTATCGCGTCAACTTTGATGCGACGATCACGGCGTACGGCTACACGTCGGATCATACCACGGATGATGCCTTCGCCTCGTGGTACGACGAGCGCTCCTTTTTTACGCCGTACGTGCGGGCGGAGCAGGCTGCTAAAACCGAAGCGCGCCGCCCCAATGCGTCGTTCGACAAGATCTATCGCGTCAAAAACGCCGAGATCAAAGCGTTCTACGACGCCGGCGGTGGCGACCTGATCACCACCGGTACCGACTACCCGAGCACGGGCGAGTTCTTGCCTGGCTTCTCGCTCCACCGCGAGATGTTCGCGATGGTGCGCGCTGGGTTGCCGGCCGCCGCGGTGCTGAAGATCGCAACGATCAACGGCGCGCGCGCGATTGGCGTGGGGGACAAACTCGGCACCATCGAAGTGGGCAAGCTCGCCGACCTCGTGGTGGTCAAGGGAAATCCCGTCAAAGACATTCGCAACACACACAACGTGCAGAAAGTATTCAAAGCCGGGACAGCGTACGATCCGGCTACGTTGTTCAAGTCGGTGCAGGGCAAGCTGGGGCCGGCAAACAAGGATGAGGCCACCAAGTGGTAG